The proteins below come from a single Aspergillus oryzae RIB40 DNA, chromosome 5 genomic window:
- the catA gene encoding catalase catA (catalase) translates to MANIVAGGLHKVQEAVQGAASKDKKLVDLAPDTHNVQSSKEPLTTDHGVRISDTDHWLKEVNDNHTGPMMLEDQIAREKIHRFDHERIPERVVHARGTAAFGNFKLHESAEDVSYAGILTDTSRNTPVFLRFSTVQGSKGSADTVRDVRGFAVKFYTDEGNWDLVGNNIPVFFIQDAIKFPDFVHAVKPEPHNEVPQAQTAHNNFWDFVYLHPEATHMFMWAMSDRAIPRSYRMMQGFGVNTFSLINKEGKRHFVKFHFIPHLGVHSLVWDEALKLAGQDPDFHRKDLMEAIDNGAYPKWDFAIQVIPEEKQDDFEFDIFDATKIWPEELVPLRVIGELELNRNVDEFFPQTEQVAFCTSHIVPGIDFSDDPLLQGRNFSYFDTQISRLGINWEEIPINRPVCPVLNHNRDGAKRHRIAQGTVNYWPNRFEAGPPAPVEQGGFASYPAKLNGIKKRGLSPKFREHHNQAQLFYNSLSEHEKVHVKKAFGFELDHCDDPIVYERLAGHRLAEIDLTLAQEVAELVGAPIPDKALRPNHGKRSKHLSQTEFPGKQPTIASRRIAIIIGDGYDPVAFNGLKGAITAVGALPFVIGTKRSPIYADGEDKSSSKGVIADHQYDGQRSTMFDATFIPGGPHVESLKANGQIRYWIIETFGHLKALGATGEAAAFIKEALGSALDVKVATSDNPQPVEWYGVVTAGKIHKPESFKEGIQIVKDAKDFISTFFYQISQHRNYKRELDGLASTVAF, encoded by the exons ATGGCCAATATTGTGGCTGGGGGCCTCCACAAGGTTCAAGAAGCAGTGCAGGGCGCTGCTTCCAAGGATAAGAAGCTAGTTGACCTAGCACCCGACACCCATAATGTACAGTCCAGCAAGGAGCCACTGACCACCGACCATGGTGTGCGTATCAGCGATACGGACCACTGGCTGAAGGAGGTGAATGACAATCACACCGGTCCTATGATGCTTGAGGACCAGATTGCACGAGAGAAG ATTCATCGTTTCGATCATGAGCGCATTCCCGAGAGAGTCGTCCATGCGCGTGGCACCGCTGCATTCGGAAACTTCAAGCTCCATGAGAGCGCTGAAGATGTATCCTACGCTGGTATCTTGACGGATACCTCAAGGAACACTCCGgttttccttcgtttctcCACGGTCCAGGGCAGTAAAGGAAGTGCCGACACCGTCCGTGACGTTCGTGGGTTTGCCGTGAAATTCTACACCGACGAAGGAAATTGGGATCTGGTTGGAAACAACATCCCCGTTTTCTTTATCCAAGATGCGATTAAGTTCCCGGATTTTG TCCATGCTGTTAAGCCCGAGCCGCACAACGAGGTACCACAGGCCCAAACTGCTCACAACAACTTCTGGGACTTTGTCTATCTTCACCCGGAAGCCACCCATATGTTCATGTGGGCCATGTCTGATCGGGCCATTCCTCGGTCATACCGTATGATGCAGGGTTTCGGTGTCAACACATTCAGTCTCATCAACAAGGAAGGAAAGCGCCATTTTGTCAAGTTCCATTTCATCCCCCACCTGGGAGTGCACTCTTTGGTGTGGGACGAGGCTCTGAAACTGGCTGGCCAGGACCCCGATTTCCATCGCAAGGATCTCATGGAGGCCATTGATAACGGCGCATACCCGAAATGGGACTTCGCCATCCAGGTCATCCCTGAGGAGAAACAGGATGACTTCGAATTTGACATTTTCGACGCGACGAAGATCTGGCCCGAGGAGCTCGTGCCTCTGCGCGTGATCGGCGAACTGGAACTGAACCGCAACGTCGACGAGTTCTTCCCTCAAACCGAGCAAGTCGCCTTCTGCACCAGCCACATCGTCCCCGGCATTGACTTCAGTGACGACCCGCTTCTCCAGGGCCGTAACTTCTCCTACTTCGACACTCAGATCAGTCGACTGGGCATCAACTGGGAAGAAATCCCCATCAACCGCCCCGTCTGCCCCGTTCTGAACCACAACCGAGACGGCGCCAAACGCCACCGCATCGCCCAGGGCACTGTCAACTACTGGCCGAACCGGTTTGAGGCCGGACCACCCGCACCAGTAGAACAAGGTGGCTTCGCGTCCTACCCTGCGAAACTGAACGGTATCAAGAAGCGCGGCCTGAGCCCCAAGTTCCGCGAGCACCACAACCAGGCTCAACTCTTCTACAACTCTCTCTCCGAGCACGAGAAGGTCCACGTCAAGAAGGCCTTCGGCTTCGAACTGGACCACTGCGACGACCCCATCGTCTACGAGCGCCTCGCCGGCCACCGTCTCGCCGAGATCGATCTCACTCTCGCCCAGGAAGTCGCCGAGCTCGTCGGCGCCCCGATCCCAGACAAGGCACTTCGCCCGAACCATGGAAAGCGCAGCAAGCATCTTTCGCAGACCGAGTTCCCGGGTAAGCAGCCGACGATCGCCAGTCGCCGAATCGCCATCATTATCGGCGACGGATACGACCCCGTCGCTTTCAATGGCCTCAAGGGCGCCATCACGGCGGTTGGAGCCTTACCTTTCGTCATTGGCACCAAGCGGTCACCTATCTACGCCGACGGTGAGGACAAATCATCTTCCAAGGGCGTGATCGCCGACCACCAGTATGACGGACAGCGCTCGACGATGTTTGACGCTACCTTCATCCCTGGCGGTCCGCACGTCGAAAGCCTCAAGGCCAATGGCCAGATCCGGTACTGGATCATTGAGACATTCGGTCATCTCAAGGCTCTGGGCGCCACTGGTGAAGCGGCGGCTTTCATCAAGGAAGCCCTGGGCTCCGCGCTTGATGTGAAGGTCGCTACGTCTGATAACCCCCAGCCGGTTGAGTGGTATGGTGTTGTCACGGCTGGAAAGATCCACAAACCTGAGAGCTTCAAGGAAGGTATCCAGATTGTCAAGGATGCGAAGGATTTCATTAGCACCTTCTTCTACCAGATCAGTCAGCATCGGAACTACAAGCGTGAACTGGATGGCCTCGCCTCGACAGTTGCATTCTAA